The proteins below are encoded in one region of Methanosarcina barkeri 3:
- a CDS encoding HAD family hydrolase has protein sequence MKHSTIIFDFDYTLADATNGIVSSFNYAFSKLGIPSSDRESIRRTVGLPLDKAFIQLTNNENEVLINRFLSFFREKANEVMSRETMLYADTVTTLERLKQNGLNTGIVTTKYHFRIVESLNMHGVLDLIDIIVGGEDVKVPKPSPEGLLLAIDSLNEQLDNVLYIGDSLIDAKTALAANVDFAAVITGTTTETEFSRYPYVKVVKSLSELFNE, from the coding sequence ATGAAACATAGCACTATTATTTTTGACTTTGATTACACATTGGCCGATGCAACGAATGGCATTGTGTCAAGTTTTAACTACGCCTTCAGTAAACTGGGCATTCCCTCCTCTGACCGTGAAAGTATAAGAAGAACCGTCGGATTACCACTCGATAAAGCATTTATTCAGCTAACCAATAACGAAAATGAAGTTTTGATAAATCGTTTTCTCAGTTTTTTTCGGGAAAAGGCTAATGAGGTAATGTCCAGAGAAACCATGCTATATGCCGATACAGTAACCACGTTAGAGAGATTAAAACAAAACGGGCTCAATACAGGCATAGTAACCACAAAATATCATTTTAGAATAGTTGAGTCTTTGAACATGCACGGTGTCCTGGATTTAATAGATATTATTGTTGGAGGAGAGGATGTTAAAGTCCCCAAACCGTCTCCTGAAGGATTACTGCTTGCTATTGACAGCCTTAACGAACAACTTGATAATGTGCTATACATTGGAGATAGTCTGATAGACGCTAAAACGGCTCTGGCAGCAAATGTCGATTTTGCAGCAGTCATCACAGGAACAACAACAGAAACTGAGTTTTCTCGATATCCTTACGTGAAAGTAGTAAAGAGTTTGTCAGAACTTTTTAATGAATAA